The sequence ATCATCGATTTTGAACCTAAACTTGTTAATGCCAAGCGCATCATTATAATTGCCTGTGGTACTTCCTGGCATGCCGGACTGGTTGGCGAATATCTGCTGGAAGAAATGGCTCGCATTCCTGTAGAAGTTGAATACGCTTCCGAGTTCAGGTACAGGAACCCCGTTATTTATGAGGATGATGTAGTAATTGCAATTTCTCAGTCAGGTGAAACAGCCGATACACTTGCCGCCATCGAACTGGCAAAATCAAAAGGAGCTACCATCCTTGGTATATGCAATGTTGTAGGTTCCTCCATAGCCAGAGCCACCCATGCCGGTTCTTATACCCATGCCGGACCGGAAATCGGGGTTGCTTCTACCAAGGCATTCACAGCACAGGTTACCGTTTTAACATTAATGGCGTTAAGACTGGCGAAGATAAAGGGAACGATTTCCACCAGCAGGTTTTATCAAATAATTCATGAGTTGGAGCTCATTCCTGAAAAGGTGGAACAAACCTTAAAAATCGATTCTGTTGTAAAGCAAATCGCTGAAAAATATAAAGACGTAAGGAATTTTCTATACCTCGGCAGGGGCTATAATTTCCCGGTTGCCCTTGAAGGTGCCCTGAAGCTGAAGGAAATATCTTATATTCATGCAGAAGGTTATCCTGCAGCCGAAATGAAACATGGGCCTATTGCGTTGATCGATGAAGAGATGCCGGTAGTATTCATTGCACCCAATAAAGGTATTTACGAAAAGGTGATCAGCAATATTCAGGAAGTTAAAGCCAGAAAAGGCAAGGTGATCGCTGTTGTAACCGAAGGAGATACTTCCGTAAAAGAATTGGCGGACTACACGATTGAAATTCCTGAAACAGAAGAATTGCTGGTGCCTCTGATTGCCACAATACCTCTTCAATTGTTATCTTATCATATCGCTGTGATGCGCAATTGCAACGTTGATCAACCCAGGAATCTGGCTAAGAGCGTTACGGTTGAATAAGGGTGGAGATGACTTAATTGATTACTAACAAGGTATCTCCTGAATCAATTATTTCCAGAGCTTTTTGAAAGGATTCATCGATCTGGTGATATATGGGATAAAATCCTTTGTCGTCATATAAATAACGTCCTATGAATGCTTTCAGGAAAATTTTAATTTCCTTTTTCTGACTGATGGAAAGCTCTTTATCCGGTTTCGCCCCTTTATCAGATGCAAAGCGTATAAATTCCCGGAACAAATTGTCACTAACCTGATAGGAATGGATAAAAGAATCAACGTTATCGTATTGTTGAAGATCTTTCCTGTGGTTATCAACGTAATGCAATGTAAACTGATGAATTAAACCTTTCCTTGCCAGTTTATTAAGAAATTGCTGTTCTTTTTGTATCCTTTCCGGAACGATTACGTCAGGCATGATACCGCCACCGCCATACACTATTCTACCGGCTGTTGTCCGGTATTCAAGTGTGTCAACAAAAGTGGTATCAATAATGCTATCATTGTTTACCCGTTCCAGGAATTCATGATAATATTCTTCTTTACCGTTCTGGTAAGGTCTTTGGATACACCGGCCTGTTGGTGTATAATAACGTGCGACGGTCAGGCGCAAAGCTGAACCATCCGGAAGGTTAAGTTGCTCCTGAACAAGTCCTTTACCAAAAGAACGTCTTCCTACTATGCTACCCCTGTCATTATCCTGAACCGCCCCTGCAACAATTTCACTGGCAGATGCTGAACCCTCATCAATTATTATAACAAGCCTGCCCTTATGAAATCTTCCTTTTTTCGTGGCATAGGAATAATTACCGGGTCGGTTCTTACCTTTAGTAAAAACAATAAGTTGGTTTTCTTCCAGGAATTCATCTGAGATTTCTATTGCGGCCTGAAGATATCCTCCTGTATTTCCTCTCAAATCCAGGATAAGATGCTTCATGCCTGAATTTATAAGGGTTTTCAACGCATCGTTAAATTCTGTAAAAGTTGTGGCAGAGAATCGGTTTAATTTGATGAATCCTGTTGTATCATTGACCATATATGAAACATCAACACTGAATGATGGTATTACATCCCTGGTGATATTGAATTCCATCAATTCAGGCATACTTCTTCGGTAAATGCTGACTGCAACCTCCGAGCCACGCGGCCCTTTGAGAAGTTTAACTGCGTCTCTGTCGGTAAGCCCGGTTCCGGCCACAAGGGAATCGTTAATCTTCACTATTCTGTCTCCTCCCATAATTCCTACTTTCTCAGAAGGACCACCGTCGATAGTATGTATTACTAAAATGGAATCATCCTCAATACGGAACTGAATGCCGATTCCCTCAAAATTACCCATGAGTTGTTCATTTACTTCAACGAGTTGTTCGGCAGGAATATATTGTGAGTGAGGATCCAATTCATCAAGGATACCCTGGATTGCATTTTCTGTTAGATTGTTTCTGGTGATGGAATCTACATAATCCTGAAGGATATAGTTGATTATATCATTTACCTTGTTATAATGTTCCGACCTGAATGAAATCACATTTTTATTAAACATTGAGACCGGTGCAAGCTTCAAACCGGTTAAAATGCCGGCGACAAGAACCAAAGAGAGAATTAGTGGAAGATAAATCGTTAGTCTATGTCTTGGATTATTCATTACAGGAGCTTGAAGATGATGCAAAAGTAGGAATTATTTATGCGGTTATGCAGAAGCAATGAAGAAATTCCGAAAGCTGAAGTCAGAATAATGATCACTGATCTGTCTGTCTTTCGCCTTCCTCTTCATCAAAGCCAAGGGATACGGAATTGATACAGTAACGTAATCCTGTAGGATTGGGCCCATCATTAAACACATGTCCAAGATGACTTTCACAACGGGCACAAATGACTTCAGTACGGATCATTCCATGGCTGGTATCCAGGCGTTCTATGATGCTGTTCCTGTTAATAGGCTCATAGAAACTAGGCCAACCACATCCTGCATCGAACTTGGTTTCTGAACGGAACAATTCATTCCCGCAAGCATTGCAATGATATATTCCAGTTTCTTTATGCAGGTAAAATTTCCCTGTAAAAGGCCTTTCAGTACCTTTTTCCCTAAGTATATGATATTCAAGAGGGGTAAGAATAGTTTTCCATTCTTCCTCCGGTTTAATGATCTTATTACTCATAGACTCATTGGTATGTTGATTTTTCTTTATCCTTTTTTCCTGACTCAGGGTAGCATTACTTAACCCAGTCAGGATTAAAAAAATAACAGCAAAAAAGAATGTTCTTTTCATTTTCTTTCTTATAACAACAATCATTCATGATACTTGGTTTAAGGAATCATCATACTTTTTCGGGGTAATCTGAGGTTGACAGAAATTATACTTCGTTTAAGTGAAAATAGAATAATCCTAATCCACATCAGCTATCCGTAAAAACCCTTGCTTCATTGTCAGTAATTACTTGAAATTTGGCCCTGGATATAGACTTCGCATCTTTTCATCCTTATCTTTGACGAAACAGTCGACAACGATCCAACCGACCTAGAAACGTTCCTAAAATCTTGTGATACAAAGTGCTTAGTAAAGTGGAATGACCAAGTATTAATTAAGACTCATTTTACATAAGCAAAAATGTTTCAAAAAGCCCAGATTTCCTGGATTATTTTCAGGTTTTAGATGACCAATCTGAAGTAACCAAATAAATGACGATCCGTAGAAAAAACATGTAATCTTTTATTCTTAACTGCTCAGGTTCCTTATAAATAAAGGATTACAGCCGATCCCCCAAAAACCAGAATCTCATAAGTTGCCTTCCGAAGCTTAACACGCTGAAATTCAACTTTTTACTAAACATAACTTGATCTCCAGGCCTATGAAAGCAAGTTGTACCGGAACGAAAGCAGTGAGTTCCATTCTCCTAGCAGCAGGGTTATTCTTTCTAAACCCTTTACAAGGATCAGCACAATGTCCAGTGGATCCCTTGTTTACTTATCAAAAATCATGTGATTCTGCCAATCATATCACATTCATTAACCAAACCGACACACTAGCTGGAGGTTTGGTAGATTACTATGAATGGAATTTCGGGGATGGGAATACCTCTTTCGAAGTGAATCCAGAGCATACATATGTATCCACTGGCTTTTATATAGTATCGCTCATTGCTTACGACACTTCTGGTTGTAGTGAGAGCTATACATGGCCGGTAAACGTATCCCCACTTCCGGTGGCAAATTTCACGCATTCACCTGACAGTGCCTGCTCCACATCCTCTATATTGTTCAATTCCGGCACATCTATTGGTTCAGGATTAAGTTTTCAGTGGAATTTCGGGGATGGAAGTAACCTGACATCAACCTCCACCACGGTTTCTCATGCTTATAACGCATATAACAATGCTTCATGCGATCCATACCAGGATTACAATGTAAGGCTGATTGTTACGGATTTTCATGGTTGTAAGGATACTATTTACCAGACAATTACTGTAAAAAGACGTCCGCAGCCTTCATTATCCGATCTTTCCGGATATAACTTTAGCAACTGTCATAATAATCCCGATCCTTCCAATCCAAACGATACTTTGACAGTTTTAAACCTAACCCCCAATATGGCATGTGTAGATAGCATGACTATTCACTGGGGAGATGGTGCAATCAGTTCCGGTCTTCAATCAGGGGATTTCCCGCTTACACATATTTATACACAACTGGGAATATTCAATCTTGTTTTTACAGCATACGGATCCAACGGATGTTATAGCAGCAGTATATATACTGTTGCCAATCAGGCGAATCCTAATGTTGGACTTAGTGCAATTGGCCAGAACACCGGCTGTGCTCCTTTCGAAATGGTATTCAAACTCGAAGGTTATGAGAACAATAGTACCGGAACCTATTATGTATGGGATTTTGGCGATGGCACAACTGTTACCTGGGGTTATAATCAACCTTTTATCAATGATACTATAACTCACTTATATACACAATCTCACTGCGAATTTGGGCTAACTGCATTTACTGTTTCCGTCACTGCCTACAATGAGTGTAACTCGGCTACCATGCAGTATCCCAGTCTGACTGTGTTTTATCCTCCTGAAGCAGGATTTGAAAACGAACCTATGGGTTGTGTTGGAATTCCGGTGCAGTTTATCAATACCTCCATGAATGGATACGGAGGTAATTGCGATTCAACAACAAATTATGTTTGGTATTTCGGAGATGGAGGTGTTTCCGGTCAAATAGAACCCCAGCATATATACACTCATCCTGGTACGTATAATATCAGGCTTGTGGCCTCAAATTCAAAGTGTGGTTCTACCGATTCCATCCGTTCTATCACCATCACCGGAGTTCACCCTGATTTTTCTTTTGATCCTGTTTGTCTGGGAGATACAATGTTCTTTACGGATCTAAGTTACGGTTATGATTCAGATTGGCATATTCCTAGTCCGAGCGTTCCAATAGTTCAATGGCACTGGGATTTTGGCGACGGAGATACTTCTAATTTACAAAATCCGGGACATGTTTATGCCACCTCTGGTGTTTTTACTGTCTCACTAACAGCCACCAGTATTGTTGGTTGCGATTCCACCATCAGTTATGATGTAATTGTAGATGAAATTATTATTGATAGTACCGATTATGGCAATGTGACCTGCCACGGTTACAATAACGGATGGATAGCTGTTTACGCTACAAGCCATATTACACCTGTACTCTATACTTTGCTCCCTCCAAATATCAGTAATAATACAGGGTATTTTAATAATCTTGCCCCAGGATCCTATATTATAACCCTGGATGATACTGTTTGTTCCGCTGTTACGGATACCATTGTGATTACTGAACCCGACGAGATTGTTATCGACAGTCTCTTGATTACCCAACCTTTTTGCTATGGAGAATTCGGTCAGGCACAGGTATTTGCCAGCGGAGGCAATTCGCTCATCTATACCTTATATCCTGGTGTTGTATCAAATACAACAGGACTTTTCACCAACCTTGGTCATGGAAGCTATTATGTTATTGTAGAAGATACAGCCAATTGCCCTCCGGATACCAGCAATGTATTTGATATCATAGTCCCGGACGAGCTTTTGATTGACAGTGTTGTTGTGGATCACATCTCCTGCCACGGGATGAATGATGGTATAGTTACCATCTATGCTTCCGGTGGTATTTCATCCCAACCCTATATATTTAACCTGACCTCAGGAGGTTCAACCTGGTTTAATGCTACAGGAGTTTTTTCCGGACTACTTGCAGGGTGGTATCATCCTTCTGTTGAAGACGTAAACGGCTGTATAACGTTAGCCGACTCGGTTGAGGTTATCGATCCGGATCCTATTACAGTTGATTCACTTTTCCTGCAAAATATCTCCTGCTATAATGCAAATGACGGTTACATTTATGTTCAGGCTTCCGGCGGTACCGGAACCTTGAGCTATACCCTTCTGCCTGATTCCATTGTAAACCAGACTGGTGAATTTACCTCACTGGCAGCTAACATATACAATATCAGGATAGAAGATTCAAATGGTTGTATCCTGAATATTCCCGGGTTAACCATCCTGAATCCCGATCCCATTGTTATTGATTCTATTGATTACGCCCATATTACCTGTCATGATTTTGATGACGGACAGATCACTGTTTACGCAAGCGGTGGTACTGGATTGATTTACACTTTGCTGCCTGATAACCTGCAGAACATTACAGGGATCTATACGGGACTTGATGAAGGTTCATATACTATATCGGTAAGCGATTCCAATAATTGCCCGGCAGTAGTTGGAGGTCCGGTAACGATATCCAATCCTCCTTTGATGCAAGTGGATTCCATTACAGCTCAAGATCTTAGCTGTCCGGGAGCAAATGACGGCATTGTGCAGGCCTATGCATCAGGAGGCATTGATACCTTAGCATATCAGTACGTCCTGAATCCTGGAACAGACAGCTTATACAACAGCACCGGACTTTTCACCGGACTTGCTCCCGGTGGTTTTGTTGTGTCTGTTACAGATGCTAACGGATGTACGGTTTTTAGCGACAGTGTCACGGTCAGCAGTCCGTATCAACTGGAACTGGATTCGTTGGTAGTAAGTGACATCACCTGCCATGATGCTGATGATGGTATAATCGAAGTATATATGTTGGGAGGT is a genomic window of Bacteroidota bacterium containing:
- a CDS encoding PDZ domain-containing protein — translated: MNNPRHRLTIYLPLILSLVLVAGILTGLKLAPVSMFNKNVISFRSEHYNKVNDIINYILQDYVDSITRNNLTENAIQGILDELDPHSQYIPAEQLVEVNEQLMGNFEGIGIQFRIEDDSILVIHTIDGGPSEKVGIMGGDRIVKINDSLVAGTGLTDRDAVKLLKGPRGSEVAVSIYRRSMPELMEFNITRDVIPSFSVDVSYMVNDTTGFIKLNRFSATTFTEFNDALKTLINSGMKHLILDLRGNTGGYLQAAIEISDEFLEENQLIVFTKGKNRPGNYSYATKKGRFHKGRLVIIIDEGSASASEIVAGAVQDNDRGSIVGRRSFGKGLVQEQLNLPDGSALRLTVARYYTPTGRCIQRPYQNGKEEYYHEFLERVNNDSIIDTTFVDTLEYRTTAGRIVYGGGGIMPDVIVPERIQKEQQFLNKLARKGLIHQFTLHYVDNHRKDLQQYDNVDSFIHSYQVSDNLFREFIRFASDKGAKPDKELSISQKKEIKIFLKAFIGRYLYDDKGFYPIYHQIDESFQKALEIIDSGDTLLVIN
- the glmS gene encoding glutamine--fructose-6-phosphate transaminase (isomerizing); this encodes MCGIVGYIGPKEAYPILIKGLHRLEYRGYDSAGVALLSNSILNVYKCKGKVSDLEDFIKDKDILGNIGIAHTRWATHGEPNDINAHPHYSESEDLAIIHNGIIENYLTLKEELISRGHSFKSMTDTEVLINLIEDIQNNENVDLIEAVRIALNQVIGAYAIVILSRHDPDLLIAARKGSPLVIGIGKDDFFIASDATPIIEYTKNVVYLDDQELAIIRRGQELKIKTIKNREKTPYVQKLEMSLNALEKGGFEHFMLKEIFEQPRSIQDSFRGRLNAIKGDVRLGGIIDFEPKLVNAKRIIIIACGTSWHAGLVGEYLLEEMARIPVEVEYASEFRYRNPVIYEDDVVIAISQSGETADTLAAIELAKSKGATILGICNVVGSSIARATHAGSYTHAGPEIGVASTKAFTAQVTVLTLMALRLAKIKGTISTSRFYQIIHELELIPEKVEQTLKIDSVVKQIAEKYKDVRNFLYLGRGYNFPVALEGALKLKEISYIHAEGYPAAEMKHGPIALIDEEMPVVFIAPNKGIYEKVISNIQEVKARKGKVIAVVTEGDTSVKELADYTIEIPETEELLVPLIATIPLQLLSYHIAVMRNCNVDQPRNLAKSVTVE
- a CDS encoding PKD domain-containing protein; translation: MKASCTGTKAVSSILLAAGLFFLNPLQGSAQCPVDPLFTYQKSCDSANHITFINQTDTLAGGLVDYYEWNFGDGNTSFEVNPEHTYVSTGFYIVSLIAYDTSGCSESYTWPVNVSPLPVANFTHSPDSACSTSSILFNSGTSIGSGLSFQWNFGDGSNLTSTSTTVSHAYNAYNNASCDPYQDYNVRLIVTDFHGCKDTIYQTITVKRRPQPSLSDLSGYNFSNCHNNPDPSNPNDTLTVLNLTPNMACVDSMTIHWGDGAISSGLQSGDFPLTHIYTQLGIFNLVFTAYGSNGCYSSSIYTVANQANPNVGLSAIGQNTGCAPFEMVFKLEGYENNSTGTYYVWDFGDGTTVTWGYNQPFINDTITHLYTQSHCEFGLTAFTVSVTAYNECNSATMQYPSLTVFYPPEAGFENEPMGCVGIPVQFINTSMNGYGGNCDSTTNYVWYFGDGGVSGQIEPQHIYTHPGTYNIRLVASNSKCGSTDSIRSITITGVHPDFSFDPVCLGDTMFFTDLSYGYDSDWHIPSPSVPIVQWHWDFGDGDTSNLQNPGHVYATSGVFTVSLTATSIVGCDSTISYDVIVDEIIIDSTDYGNVTCHGYNNGWIAVYATSHITPVLYTLLPPNISNNTGYFNNLAPGSYIITLDDTVCSAVTDTIVITEPDEIVIDSLLITQPFCYGEFGQAQVFASGGNSLIYTLYPGVVSNTTGLFTNLGHGSYYVIVEDTANCPPDTSNVFDIIVPDELLIDSVVVDHISCHGMNDGIVTIYASGGISSQPYIFNLTSGGSTWFNATGVFSGLLAGWYHPSVEDVNGCITLADSVEVIDPDPITVDSLFLQNISCYNANDGYIYVQASGGTGTLSYTLLPDSIVNQTGEFTSLAANIYNIRIEDSNGCILNIPGLTILNPDPIVIDSIDYAHITCHDFDDGQITVYASGGTGLIYTLLPDNLQNITGIYTGLDEGSYTISVSDSNNCPAVVGGPVTISNPPLMQVDSITAQDLSCPGANDGIVQAYASGGIDTLAYQYVLNPGTDSLYNSTGLFTGLAPGGFVVSVTDANGCTVFSDSVTVSSPYQLELDSLVVSDITCHDADDGIIEVYMLGGTGTLTYTLFPDSIVNMTGLYHNLDEGSYYVEVLDVNGCIFTIPNLIINNPAPILIDSIAYGHISCNNFNDGWFHAYGSGGTNLNYTLYPDNIHNSTGLFTGLDAGMYYVIVNDINGCPSMGSDTIEIINPSLLQIDSVLMSHLTCPGSNDGSIQVYASGGIDSLAYNFILNPASDSIVNQTGLFTGLLPGSYLVRVVDANGCIVERSSLEILSPLPIVIDSLDFEDITCHNFNNGIIEIYASGGTGSLTYTLWPDSTVNSTGIFTNLTENIYYVVIEDENTCSLTSPNIAINNPDAIVIDSLSYDHITCNNDDNGWIQIYAHGGINLNYTLYPDNISNASGYFDNLAGGTYQVGVSDDNSCPEVLSDTIIIVNPPLLIVDSLDVQQISCHDVNDGSIQAYASGGIDSVAYTYILNPGTDSIVNYTGYFGNLLAGNYRILVIDINGCRAQSSVVQIINPPALTLGFLDLEDVTCYNAANGHIVAQVSGGTGTLNYTLYPDSISNTSGIFSNLNGGNYWIRVTDVNACTLDIPNLVVFEPGPITIDSLNYENITCHDDNNGWIRAYASGGNTLAYTLYPDNITNVTGLFSGLDAGQYFIYVSDDNSCPPAISDTITIVNPDAMSIDSTDVQHLSCPGSNDGSIQVYASGGIDTLAYTYTLNPGNVVNYSGLFTGLAADIYTVMVTDVNGCSILSGNIPVHSPYQLVVDSLFIQDITCHNFNDGIIEVYMLGGTGTLTYTLLPDNISNTTGIFHNLAGNTYTVQVEDINGCIINIPNLTIINPDAIVLDSLVYQHISCHDVNDGSIRVYAHGGINLN
- the msrB gene encoding peptide-methionine (R)-S-oxide reductase MsrB, with product MIVVIRKKMKRTFFFAVIFLILTGLSNATLSQEKRIKKNQHTNESMSNKIIKPEEEWKTILTPLEYHILREKGTERPFTGKFYLHKETGIYHCNACGNELFRSETKFDAGCGWPSFYEPINRNSIIERLDTSHGMIRTEVICARCESHLGHVFNDGPNPTGLRYCINSVSLGFDEEEGERQTDQ